The following are encoded in a window of Seleniivibrio woodruffii genomic DNA:
- a CDS encoding TraU family protein → MKKLILLILLAVISINDASAVCAGPPIDPITRIRWNCVLPITIAGIPWGTSGNPIADAMDRNAGVGTQLPVCICTDPIPRIGITLGYREPIKLIESVKDPWCFPSLGFGMSQTVWSGGSKGPVSAPKNDFANTHMWEFVPWTFMKLFTDLICLQTDGAGWSLAYTSEVDITSRSDTAALLLNPESVLFANPIAIMACEIPDAIATVAEYTIPPLYWCAGNHAIFPLSNNQVSKSNYTEAAEVDASKTIFKMHRELQLWGSIGSQGLCGMYPMPIWNKMQYRLQTAMPVPDWYCRRLGQPSLIWNRFLNPPGSPNNDNMVFILWRKRDCCAF, encoded by the coding sequence ATGAAAAAGTTAATTCTGTTAATACTTCTCGCAGTTATAAGCATAAATGACGCATCGGCAGTTTGTGCCGGTCCACCGATTGATCCTATCACAAGAATCAGGTGGAATTGTGTCCTGCCAATAACCATTGCCGGGATCCCGTGGGGAACATCTGGCAATCCTATTGCCGATGCCATGGATAGAAACGCCGGTGTCGGAACGCAGCTGCCTGTTTGCATATGCACTGATCCGATACCGAGAATAGGCATAACTCTGGGGTATAGAGAGCCGATAAAGCTGATTGAGTCTGTGAAGGATCCTTGGTGTTTTCCGAGTCTTGGATTCGGAATGAGTCAGACTGTATGGTCTGGTGGGAGCAAAGGACCTGTGTCTGCTCCAAAGAATGATTTTGCGAATACTCACATGTGGGAATTCGTCCCGTGGACATTTATGAAGCTCTTTACGGATCTTATCTGCCTTCAAACAGATGGTGCGGGTTGGTCTCTGGCATATACTTCAGAAGTGGATATAACGTCAAGGTCAGACACTGCGGCGTTACTGTTGAATCCTGAATCGGTACTGTTTGCTAACCCTATAGCTATTATGGCCTGTGAGATACCTGATGCCATAGCTACAGTAGCGGAATACACTATCCCGCCTCTTTACTGGTGTGCAGGCAACCATGCCATATTTCCTTTGAGCAATAATCAGGTGAGTAAATCCAACTATACTGAAGCGGCAGAAGTGGATGCATCAAAAACAATATTTAAGATGCACAGAGAGCTTCAGCTTTGGGGCAGTATAGGCTCACAAGGCTTGTGCGGAATGTATCCGATGCCTATATGGAATAAGATGCAGTATCGGCTTCAGACTGCCATGCCTGTGCCTGATTGGTATTGCAGAAGGCTTGGACAGCCGTCACTGATATGGAATAGATTCCTTAATCCTCCCGGATCTCCAAATAATGACAACATGGTGTTTATCTTATGGCGAAAAAGAGATTGTTGTGCGTTCTGA
- a CDS encoding conjugal transfer protein TraF has product MAKKRLLCVLIMLLVFKAGADQIHKAEKREFYYDRERGWYFYEVDPKKEEKAEDKKESEIVHSKPVIDWKAVQTMHPTDFNKLIEDVKDYAIMYPSEANVRDFYKLQSIALDRSRAFMETSMSVVQSDPDLSRESRYPASKVGQDEYFREKRERIDRVLRENADNYALLYFYSPECGYCAKQAPILQSFIDDTGWTVKPVDISTDSNAVARFNIQSTPSLVLIQKGTKDWKLISSGLLPLPDIKERVFRVIGK; this is encoded by the coding sequence ATGGCGAAAAAGAGATTGTTGTGCGTTCTGATTATGCTTCTGGTGTTTAAAGCCGGAGCTGATCAGATACATAAAGCCGAAAAGAGAGAGTTCTATTACGACAGAGAACGTGGCTGGTATTTCTATGAGGTAGATCCGAAAAAGGAAGAAAAGGCAGAGGATAAAAAAGAATCGGAAATTGTTCATTCAAAACCGGTGATAGACTGGAAAGCAGTGCAGACGATGCATCCGACAGATTTTAATAAGCTGATAGAGGATGTGAAAGATTACGCAATTATGTATCCGTCAGAGGCAAATGTCAGAGATTTTTATAAGCTGCAGAGCATCGCTCTCGACCGTTCCAGAGCCTTTATGGAGACTTCTATGTCCGTTGTGCAATCTGATCCAGATCTTTCAAGAGAGAGCCGCTATCCGGCTTCAAAAGTCGGTCAGGATGAATATTTCAGAGAGAAACGTGAGAGAATAGACAGAGTTCTGCGTGAAAATGCTGATAACTATGCACTGCTGTATTTTTATTCTCCCGAATGCGGGTATTGTGCTAAACAGGCTCCAATTCTTCAGAGTTTTATTGACGACACAGGCTGGACTGTTAAGCCTGTCGATATTTCAACAGACTCAAATGCTGTCGCTAGATTTAACATTCAGAGCACGCCATCATTGGTTCTGATACAAAAAGGTACGAAAGACTGGAAGCTGATTAGCTCCGGCTTGCTGCCACTGCCGGATATTAAAGAAAGAGTCTTTAGGGTTATAGGGAAATAA